ACCGTGGCGGACTGTCGCAGCAAGCCGCTCACTGTCTACGGCACCAAAGCCGTGCTCGACAGCCTGCGCAAGCACATTTTCAACTGGGCCATCTGGCCGGATTTTTCGGTGGTGCCATCGGCCGAGCAGGCATTCATGCGTTACCAGCCAATCGACATTGCCAAGCCGGTCATCCTTGACGGGCGCCACATCACGGCCTTGCCTGTTGATCACACCGTGCCGGCCGTTGGCTATAGCCTCGACTCTGGCGTGGCCAGCCTGGCGTTTTCCGGCGATACCGGCCCCTGTGCGGCCTTCTGGCAAGCGCTGAACGGCATTTCCAATCTCCGCCACCTGATCGTCGAATGCGCATTCCCCAATCGCGAAAAGCGTCTGGCCGAAGTATCCAAGCATTATTGGCCCGACGTGCTGGCATCCGGGCTGAAACAACTGCAACGTCCGTGCGAGATTCACATTACGCATCTCAAGCCAGGGCAGATCGAAGCCACCATGGCAGAGATTAATCGTTGCCTGGCTGAATTCACGCCGACCATGCTCCAGAACAATCAGGTTTTTGAATTCTGACGGGGTGATCCCCCATGGCAACCACATCGGATGACCTTTTTCGTCGCCAGGAACAGCTCAACGACATTGGTGCATTGCTGTCGAGCGAGCGCGACAGCGATTCGCTGCAGCTCTCCTTTGGTGGGAGCTGTCATCGGCCTACGCCAGAGCAATTTCCCGATCTCCACCTGTTTCGCGAAGACGGCTTGCCCAACGACACCATGGTCGCTGTCTACGCTGCCATTACCGGCAAGACCGGCAATATTGCCGATGCCTACAGCCTGGTGGGCTTCGACTTTTCCGGCATGCGCCAGTTCGATGCACGCACCGGCTCACTCGCCGATTTCAAATTGACTGACAAGGATCACTACGAATTGCGCATCGCAGTTTTGCCGCACGACTGCGGCAAGGTCACTACGCCCGTGCATATCGTCGAAAAGCCACCAAGCCGCAAACCATCTACGACCGCATTCATCTGATCGATACGCGCTTTGAAATCATCAAGCGCGACGCCGAAATCCGGAAATGGAAAAGCATTGCAGAAGGGACTGCGCCCGACGAGGCGGAGCGGATATATTTTGATTTTTGCCAAAAAATTCCGGTTGACCGCGGCATTCTCCATCGCGCCAATATCGGCTGCGAAAAAATGCCTGACGAAGATATTGCACGTATCCGGCAGCTTTCCGCCAAGTACCGCGGGTGCGCGGCCGATGGCAACGAGCAAGTCTTTCTGACTGATGACGAACTTGAAAACCTGAGCATCTGTTCCGGAACTCTGACCAAGGCAGAGCGTGACATCATCAATCACCACATTGTCGCGACCGTCAAAATGCTCGAACAATTACCCTGGCCGCGGCATCTGAAAAACGTCCCGGAATACGCCGGTGGCCACCACGAGCGCATGGATGGCAAGGGCTACCCCAATGGCCTGAGGCGCGAAGAGATGAGCTGGCAGGCCCGGATGATGGGCATTGCCGACATCTTCGAAGCGCTCACTGCCAAGGATCGCCCCTACAAGGAAGGCATGCAGCTCTCGCAAGCGTTGGCGATCCTCGAAAAAATCAGCAAGAACTACCATATCGCTGCTGAACTCCATGCATTGTTTGTCAGCAGCGGGCTGTACCGCCGCTCTGCGAACGAATTCCTGGCGCCACAGCAAGCCGACTGCTAATTCATCTCGGGACCGCTGCTGTATTTGCCATATTTTCCGACGAATGTCGTCATGCCTGCCGCATTACGTCCACTGCACATGACGCAAATTGTCACCTCTGCCGGGCTGATCGCCAGCTACGCTTTTTTACATTCGCGCCAGAAAAACGCTAAAGCGATGACTGGTAAGGGTTTTGGCGATTCGAGAGCGGTCATCGGCTTGAGTTTAAAAAAGCTGGCACGGAAACTGTTATAGGTAACTCAGCGGCTTTCCCGCCTTGTCACTAACAGGAGATTCAAATGAAAAAGATTCAACAAGGTTTCACCCTGATCGAACTGATGATCGTTGTTGCCATTATCGGTATTCTGGCTGCTGTTGCTCTGCCGGCTTATCAGGATTACACCGTTCGTGCCCGTGTTAGCGAAGGTCTGTCGCTGGCTGGTGATGCCAAGCAAGTTATTGGTTCTAGCAGCAACACAGCCGTTGAATTGACTGCTGCTGCCGGGGCATTTAACGACACCTTGGCCGTAGGTGTTGGTGCGCGATCTAAGTACGTAACCAATGTGCAAATTGCTGCTGCCACTGGTGTGGTTACGGTAACCCTGAATGATGCCAACATCGGCGGTGGTATCCCGGTTGGCGCAACTATCCTATTTTCCCCTTACAAATCTACAGCAGCTGGCTTCGTTACTTTGGCTGGTAATTTCGGTGTCGCGGGCAATGTGGACTGGGCATGTACATCTTCTACCAATGCTGTTGCGACTGGTCGTAACATGGCTGCTGCTGCTACCGGTACCCTGCCGGCTCGTCTCGCACCGAGCGAGTGCCGTTAATAGGTTGAATAATAGGATTTGGCTCCTATTTCAAAAAAGGCCGGGGCTGATGCCCCGGTTTTTCTTTTTGTGTCGTCCAAAACTGATTTGCCACGGTCAACCGGGAAAATAGTCAAAAAATGAAAGGTTGTTCCAGGCTTTTAACTTTGTCTGCGTAAGCCTGACCGCCTTAGCGCTCAAGATTGACAACTCGCTGTTCGCCCCCAAGTTTGACGACAGGCAAGTAATATCTCGATCTTCCATCTCGTACCTATTTGTTACCCCATGATTCCTCGTCTGCGTGCTGGCCTAATTCATTTGTCGATCTCTTCCGTTGTCGCTTTGATGGCGGTTGGAATCGTGTTTTTAATCTGGTATCCCCATCCGTTGCATACGGCGGCTGGCGTTACAGAGATTTTTCTTATTGTTTTGGGGGTCGATGTTGTTATTGGGCCGTTGCTGACGACGCTGGTTTATCGACAGGGCAAGAAATCCCTGCGTTTTGATTTGTCCACGATTGCCTTGCTGCAGTTGCTGGCATTTTCCTACGGACTGTGGACCGTGGCGGAGGGGCGACCGGCCTGGCTGGTGTTTAACGCGGACCGTTTTGATTTGGTGCAGGCGTATCAGATTGATGAGCGCAAGCTTAGCGAAGCTCCCGCTGACTTTCGCTCCGCACCTTGGACTGGGCCACGCTGGGTTTCGGCGCGTCGCGCGGAGACTGCAGAGGAGCGTAAGACGATTGCCCTTGAGGCCATGATTGCGGGCGTTGACGTTGCTCAGCGTCCTGAACTCTATCGCTCACTTGATGAAGATGCGACGGCGATACGCGAGCGTTCCAAGCCTCTGGATGAGCTAACGCACTACAACTCGAAGTCCGTTGTCGACGAAGCTCGCCAGCGCTGGCCTGAGGCTGACGCCTATCTTCCCATGATGGCCCGCGCGCATCCGGTCACCGTGCTGATCAACAAGGCTTCGGCGAAAGTCGTTGCGATTGTTGACCTCAATCCCTGGGAGTAGATTCGACCTCGCTCAGATCGGCGGGCTTTGTGTCAGCCAGGTTTGTAGTGCATCCGGTAACTCTCTGATCAACAATGCATACCGACCCGAAATCCAGCCGTGCACTGGCCCGGGTGGGTGTCCATCGAGCACGTTGACCATCAGGGTTTCGGCAGTGACGTGGTCGTTGATCAGGCCGAGTTCTTCCTGTAATTGGGCCAGTGCAGCCAGATATGGCTTCAGGCGGCGTTGCGGTAGCAAGGGCGCGAAGAATTCCAGGGAATAGCGCAGCTTTTTGAAGGCGATGCGCAACTTGTGTCGCTCTTCCGGGCTGAGTTCGGCGTGTTGCAGCGCCAGTTTACGGGCTTTTCGGGCGTAGTTGGCGATCTGTTGCCGGGCAAAATCCTTGATTGGAACCGGTGCGCTGTCGTTCAGTGTGTAGATGGCGGCGGTGAATTCGAGCAGCAGGCGCGGGTATTCGCTGACGGCGAGCAGGCCGATGACCGACTTGCGGGCGCTGCTTGCGCGTTGCAGCGCAGCTTTGCGCAGGCGCTTGATGTCGCGGTGCTCGGGAAAGGCGGCGGCGATGGGGGGCAGTGTTTCTTCGAGAAATACGTCCCAGTTGCGCGTGTCGCCCAGCGCGCCTGCCAGCGTTCGCCAGGTCTGGCCGTAGGCGGCGACAAATTCTGCCGGCAAAACGGGGGCAAAGAGTTTGATCGCGGAGCGCAGGCGGCGCAGCGAGACGCGGGCCTGATGGACGAACTCAGGATCGCCGCCTATCAGCAGCCCACTTTCGTTGCGCTGAAAATGCTCAAGGCAGCCCAGCGCAACGCTGCGGAAGGCTTCGACCGGCGTTTGCTGGTCGTTGATTGGCACCGGTTTGCTCTTGAAGGGGCGGAGCGGTTCGTTCAGGAAGAGCTTGTATCCTCGCTCGGCCTTGCTGGCGATGGCCGGGTAGAGATCAATCGTTTGCTGAAGCTCGCGGGTCAGGGCGAAGATGTCATCGACCTTGCCGGAAAGTAGTTCAAGCTCGATTTCGCAGATGGTGGTGCGTCGGCCACGGCTTTCTATGTGGCCGCGGTCAATGGCCAGTTCGATCAGCGATTCGCCAAACGGGACGTGCCAGATCTGACGGTGGAAGTCGGTCGTGAAGACTGGTTCGAATTGATCGCGCTTCTGTTCGAGAAAAATCCGGAAATCGTCGGCGTCCACATGGCTGAAATCGAAAATTCCCGGTGTGGCCGGGGTTTCCCATTCGCTGCGCATGGCCAGGCCGCCGCTGGCTGGCTCGGCAGATTTGACCGTGCATAGCCATTGCCAGCCCTTCTTGCGGAAGCGGACGGCAACGCGTCTGGCGTGAAGCTCCAGTTTTGGCGTGTCGAAATAAGTATTCAGCAGGTGCTGCTTATGCGGCGGAATGCAGGCGAGCAGTGGGTGCGCAGCCAGTTGGCGGGCTGCTTTGGGGTTGAGCTGGAGCTTGAGCTCGATTTCGGTACTCATCTCATCAATTCCTCGGTACGGCCGGGCCAGTGGCGCCGTCAAAGCCCAGTTCAGGCAGAATGGCGAGTTCTTCGGCGGTTTGAACGCCTTCTGCGATGACGGTCAGGCCGATATTATGCGCGATGCTGCACAGGCCTTTGATGAATGCCTGATTACCGAGGTTAGTGTCGATAGCGCGGATGAAGCTGCCATCGACCTTCAGATAATCAAGGCCAATGCGTTGCAAGCGGCCAATTTCGCTGAATTGCCGGCCGAAGTGCTCGATGCCGAGGCGGCAGCCGAGGGGGCGCAAGGCGTCGCAGAAGGCGTGGAACTCGTCGAAATGCTTGAAGGCGCCGATTTCCGATACCTCCAGCCAGAGACGCGGGGCGAGATCCTTGCGATTGGCAATTTGTGCGAACAGGCGGGCGCGGAATGACGCGTCCACAATTGATTCGCCGGACAGGTTGACCGCGACAGCCGCTGCGCCAGCGGCAATGCGTTCCAGCGCCAGGCGGGCGGCGGCCAGGTCGAGCTCGGTGGTCATCGACAGGCGCGAGGCCATCGGCATGAAGCTGCCGGCGGCCAGCCATTCGCCGTTCTCGACGGCCTGCAGGCGGAGCGGGCATTCGAGGTGGAGCAGTTGGCCGGCGTTGCCGGCAACGGGGAAGTCGATCAGGCGCAGGCGCTGAGATTGAATGGCGCCCTCGAGCAGCTTTTTCCAGTCGGCATTGGACGTTGCATGATCTTCGGCATCACTTTCGGCGCGACACCAAGCCATGGTGCTCTGGACTTCAGCTGCGGCGAGCGCGCCGTCTACACGGGCGAGCAGATTGGCGATGGATTGGCCATGCAGGTAAATTCCGCTGGCCACATAGCCAATGCGCTCGCTGTCGATCAGACCGGCGGCAGCGAGGTCATTGAGGGCATGCAACAGCTTTTCTGCCTGTGGCGCCGGGTCCCGGATGCCGGGAAGCAATAATGCAAAGTCAGCACCGTTCAGGCGTGCGGCAGCGGCATTCGCTTTATCGCCGGCCAGTTCGTTCAGTACCAGGCCAAGCCGGTGCAGGAGCTCGTCGGCCGTCTCCCGTCCAGCCCGCTTGTTGATGCCGGCTAGATCGGCAAGGCGCAGCAGGAGTAGCGACCCGGAGGCAGGGGCGTCATCGTCGCTCAGTGCTGCGGCCAGCTGATTCATGAAAAAGGCGCGATTGGCCAGACCGGTCAGGCTGTCCAGAGTCGCTTCACGCCGAACCTTTTCGAGCCGGGCCGCTTCTTCGGCAAACATCGCTTTCAGGCGGTCGACCATGGCATTCATGGCGCTGGCAAG
The nucleotide sequence above comes from Betaproteobacteria bacterium. Encoded proteins:
- a CDS encoding 3',5'-cyclic-nucleotide phosphodiesterase gives rise to the protein MKLRVLGCSGGIGGRHQRTTSFLIDHDILIDAGTGVGELSIAELTQIDHVFLTHCHLDHIATLPMMIDTVADCRSKPLTVYGTKAVLDSLRKHIFNWAIWPDFSVVPSAEQAFMRYQPIDIAKPVILDGRHITALPVDHTVPAVGYSLDSGVASLAFSGDTGPCAAFWQALNGISNLRHLIVECAFPNREKRLAEVSKHYWPDVLASGLKQLQRPCEIHITHLKPGQIEATMAEINRCLAEFTPTMLQNNQVFEF
- a CDS encoding pilin, with the protein product MKKIQQGFTLIELMIVVAIIGILAAVALPAYQDYTVRARVSEGLSLAGDAKQVIGSSSNTAVELTAAAGAFNDTLAVGVGARSKYVTNVQIAAATGVVTVTLNDANIGGGIPVGATILFSPYKSTAAGFVTLAGNFGVAGNVDWACTSSTNAVATGRNMAAAATGTLPARLAPSECR
- a CDS encoding type IV pilin accessory protein, coding for MIPRLRAGLIHLSISSVVALMAVGIVFLIWYPHPLHTAAGVTEIFLIVLGVDVVIGPLLTTLVYRQGKKSLRFDLSTIALLQLLAFSYGLWTVAEGRPAWLVFNADRFDLVQAYQIDERKLSEAPADFRSAPWTGPRWVSARRAETAEERKTIALEAMIAGVDVAQRPELYRSLDEDATAIRERSKPLDELTHYNSKSVVDEARQRWPEADAYLPMMARAHPVTVLINKASAKVVAIVDLNPWE
- a CDS encoding CYTH and CHAD domain-containing protein is translated as MSTEIELKLQLNPKAARQLAAHPLLACIPPHKQHLLNTYFDTPKLELHARRVAVRFRKKGWQWLCTVKSAEPASGGLAMRSEWETPATPGIFDFSHVDADDFRIFLEQKRDQFEPVFTTDFHRQIWHVPFGESLIELAIDRGHIESRGRRTTICEIELELLSGKVDDIFALTRELQQTIDLYPAIASKAERGYKLFLNEPLRPFKSKPVPINDQQTPVEAFRSVALGCLEHFQRNESGLLIGGDPEFVHQARVSLRRLRSAIKLFAPVLPAEFVAAYGQTWRTLAGALGDTRNWDVFLEETLPPIAAAFPEHRDIKRLRKAALQRASSARKSVIGLLAVSEYPRLLLEFTAAIYTLNDSAPVPIKDFARQQIANYARKARKLALQHAELSPEERHKLRIAFKKLRYSLEFFAPLLPQRRLKPYLAALAQLQEELGLINDHVTAETLMVNVLDGHPPGPVHGWISGRYALLIRELPDALQTWLTQSPPI
- a CDS encoding EAL domain-containing protein encodes the protein MSLFRQIWLAVIASTLIAFAGSFVASMLTARHYLEQQLAIKNNDNAASLALSMSQLDKDPVTVELQVAAVFDSGQYAVVRLIDPNGKTLIEKTSPPDAGDVPKWFIRLFPIVSQPGQAQVTAGWKQFGTVELISHSHFAYKELWNGAFKLLGWFTVGGGIMGLLGMQLLRRIRRPLDAVVGQAQAISERRFISIAEPSTPELKSLASAMNAMVDRLKAMFAEEAARLEKVRREATLDSLTGLANRAFFMNQLAAALSDDDAPASGSLLLLRLADLAGINKRAGRETADELLHRLGLVLNELAGDKANAAAARLNGADFALLLPGIRDPAPQAEKLLHALNDLAAAGLIDSERIGYVASGIYLHGQSIANLLARVDGALAAAEVQSTMAWCRAESDAEDHATSNADWKKLLEGAIQSQRLRLIDFPVAGNAGQLLHLECPLRLQAVENGEWLAAGSFMPMASRLSMTTELDLAAARLALERIAAGAAAVAVNLSGESIVDASFRARLFAQIANRKDLAPRLWLEVSEIGAFKHFDEFHAFCDALRPLGCRLGIEHFGRQFSEIGRLQRIGLDYLKVDGSFIRAIDTNLGNQAFIKGLCSIAHNIGLTVIAEGVQTAEELAILPELGFDGATGPAVPRN